From the bacterium genome, one window contains:
- the rpsC gene encoding 30S ribosomal protein S3 — translation MGQKTHPIGFRLGFSKPWESRWFARGREYRTQLHEDIIQRRKLKKKLYAAGVSSIEFERLPNLVTVIIRCSRPGIIIGRKGSEVNKLRDDIAAELKKPVKVLIDEVRDPEINALLVAENVASQLEKRIGFRRAMKKVLESALRRGAEGIKIICSGRLGGAEMSRTERYIAGRVPLHTLRADIDYGFTEAATTAGRIGVKVWIFRGERLPDSNSLSGEPVNAPSGMRGDRDDARNPRRRPPRERKDENRGSDKPHQGAKKE, via the coding sequence ATGGGACAGAAGACTCACCCCATCGGTTTCAGGCTCGGGTTCTCCAAGCCCTGGGAGTCCCGCTGGTTCGCCCGGGGGCGGGAGTACCGCACGCAGCTCCACGAGGACATCATCCAGCGTAGAAAGCTCAAGAAGAAGCTCTACGCCGCGGGGGTCTCCTCCATCGAATTCGAGCGCCTGCCCAACCTGGTGACGGTGATCATCCGTTGCAGCCGCCCGGGGATAATCATCGGCCGCAAGGGTTCCGAGGTGAACAAGCTCCGGGACGACATCGCCGCCGAGCTGAAAAAACCGGTCAAGGTCCTCATTGACGAGGTGCGCGACCCCGAGATAAACGCCCTCTTGGTGGCCGAGAACGTGGCCTCCCAGCTCGAGAAGCGCATCGGCTTCCGCCGGGCGATGAAGAAGGTGCTGGAGTCGGCCCTGCGGCGCGGCGCCGAGGGGATCAAAATCATCTGCTCGGGCCGCCTGGGCGGGGCCGAAATGAGCCGCACGGAGCGCTACATCGCCGGCCGCGTCCCCCTCCACACCCTGCGCGCCGACATTGACTACGGCTTCACCGAGGCCGCCACCACCGCCGGCAGGATCGGGGTCAAGGTCTGGATTTTCCGGGGCGAGCGGCTCCCCGACTCGAACTCCCTGTCCGGCGAACCGGTCAACGCCCCCTCGGGGATGCGCGGCGACCGCGACGACGCCCGGAACCCGCGCCGCCGGCCCCCCCGGGAGCGCAAGGATGAAAACCGCGGCTCCGA
- the rpsS gene encoding 30S ribosomal protein S19, whose amino-acid sequence MSRSIKKGPFVDPKLLAKIAELNATGEHKVLRTWARRSTIPPEFIRHTIAVHNGHKHVPIYITEEMVGHKLGEFAPTRTFRVHGGKSARSTALK is encoded by the coding sequence TTGTCTAGATCCATCAAAAAAGGGCCGTTCGTGGATCCGAAGCTTTTGGCGAAAATCGCCGAGCTCAACGCGACGGGCGAACACAAAGTGCTCCGGACCTGGGCGCGGCGCTCCACGATCCCGCCCGAGTTCATCCGGCACACCATCGCCGTCCACAACGGACACAAGCACGTCCCGATATACATCACCGAGGAGATGGTGGGCCACAAGCTGGGCGAGTTCGCGCCGACGCGCACCTTCCGCGTCCACGGCGGAAAGTCCGCCCGGTCCACCGCCCTCAAGTAG
- the rplV gene encoding 50S ribosomal protein L22, with the protein MKASIRFVHISPYKLRRVADVVRGRNVNEAIALCRHMNSGAAPIMGKVLKSALANAASNDLDGVLDLDALIVGEVQVNQGPTLKRIRYKAKGMFGRIRKMTSRVFVYLKDPTATEEEE; encoded by the coding sequence ATGAAAGCGAGCATCAGGTTCGTCCACATTTCGCCCTACAAGCTGCGCCGGGTGGCCGACGTGGTTCGCGGGCGCAACGTCAACGAGGCCATCGCCCTCTGCCGGCACATGAACTCCGGGGCCGCGCCGATCATGGGGAAAGTCCTGAAATCGGCCCTGGCCAACGCCGCCAGCAACGACCTCGACGGCGTCCTCGACCTCGACGCCCTCATCGTCGGCGAGGTTCAGGTCAACCAGGGGCCGACGCTCAAGCGCATCCGCTACAAGGCCAAGGGCATGTTCGGACGCATCCGCAAGATGACCAGCCGCGTTTTCGTTTACCTGAAAGACCCCACGGCCACCGAGGAAGAGGAGTAG
- a CDS encoding 50S ribosomal protein L23, producing the protein MREPYDILLRPVVGDKAAIKREKENRYAFVVVPDANKIEIKRAVEQAFKVKVLRVNTAVFHGKKRTVRMKVGYTPKWKKAIVTLAPGQHIALFESA; encoded by the coding sequence ATGAGGGAGCCCTACGACATCCTCCTGCGTCCCGTGGTCGGCGACAAGGCCGCCATCAAGCGCGAGAAGGAGAACCGGTACGCCTTCGTCGTCGTCCCGGACGCGAATAAGATCGAGATAAAACGCGCCGTGGAGCAGGCCTTCAAGGTCAAGGTCCTTCGCGTCAACACCGCCGTCTTCCACGGTAAGAAGCGCACGGTCCGCATGAAGGTGGGCTACACGCCCAAGTGGAAGAAGGCCATCGTCACTCTGGCTCCGGGCCAGCACATCGCCCTCTTCGAGAGCGCGTAG
- the rplB gene encoding 50S ribosomal protein L2 — protein sequence MPVKKMKPTSAGVRHATRLVTPDLSKERSPKSLRQAKSSSGGRNNRGRVTMRRRGGGHKRQIRLVDFKRTKDGVPAVVTRIDYDPNRSANLALLKYLDGEWRYIIQPKGLKVGDTVISGEEVEVKPGNAMKLRYMPLGHLVHNVELKPGKGGQLARSAGAWARLAAKDGDWAHIRLPSGEVRLIHLDCRATLGTVSLSEHNRVSLGKAGRNRWLGRRPKVRGSAMNPVDHPHGGGEGKTGGGRHPVSPWGKPTKGFRTRKGTNRYMVLGRRRGKQAGGRAKGQVKL from the coding sequence ATGCCAGTCAAGAAGATGAAACCGACCTCGGCCGGCGTGCGACACGCGACACGGCTGGTCACCCCCGACCTCTCCAAGGAGCGCTCGCCGAAATCGCTTCGGCAGGCCAAGAGCTCCTCGGGCGGCCGCAACAACAGGGGCCGCGTCACCATGCGCCGACGCGGCGGCGGGCACAAGCGCCAGATCCGGCTCGTGGATTTCAAGCGCACCAAGGACGGCGTCCCCGCCGTCGTGACCCGCATAGACTACGACCCCAACCGCTCGGCCAACCTGGCACTGCTCAAGTACCTGGACGGCGAGTGGCGTTACATCATCCAGCCCAAGGGTCTCAAGGTCGGCGACACCGTCATCTCCGGTGAGGAGGTCGAGGTCAAGCCGGGCAACGCGATGAAGCTCCGCTACATGCCGCTGGGCCACCTGGTCCACAACGTGGAGCTCAAACCCGGTAAGGGCGGTCAGTTGGCCCGCTCCGCCGGCGCCTGGGCCCGCCTGGCGGCCAAGGACGGCGACTGGGCACACATCCGCCTCCCCTCCGGCGAGGTTCGGCTCATCCACCTGGACTGCCGGGCCACCCTGGGAACCGTGTCCCTGTCCGAGCACAACCGCGTCTCCCTGGGCAAGGCCGGTCGCAACCGCTGGCTCGGCCGTCGCCCAAAGGTCCGCGGCTCCGCCATGAACCCCGTGGATCACCCCCACGGCGGCGGCGAGGGAAAGACCGGCGGCGGACGGCACCCCGTATCCCCCTGGGGCAAGCCCACCAAGGGCTTCCGCACCCGCAAGGGGACCAACCGCTACATGGTCCTGGGACGCCGTCGCGGCAAGCAGGCCGGCGGACGCGCCAAGGGCCAGGTCAAGCTCTAG